Proteins found in one bacterium genomic segment:
- a CDS encoding class I SAM-dependent methyltransferase, producing MPIIADALKAIKETRFDRAEELFTELEKDQAKRSEVLAHRAWMYRALGRYEEARRDYEALVSIPSDDLLVHALHADAVRLCGEVDEAARLAVGILAKDPFQALACTVVRSCQDAKGVTTPLPPIEPGPENVPPHIPWNKGIAAIESSPDSYPTSSYPEVGRFLYGFVRALRPSIIVETGTFIALSSLCMAQGLEENGFGHLHSFDLFMNRPGWVSPVIGRCDDALQVARAHIEHGGLSHRVTFHKGDSSSTIREAFAGKTDCVDLAFIDGDHTIKGALRDWEAIHPLIKEGGFILLHDTVPEKCNWMGPEYLMVELGKRWPKAYRWVNVPTPEGFGIGIIQKIAHVDAKAWRPPLMELFFEELHRKRMDRKMQKET from the coding sequence ATGCCAATCATCGCGGATGCTCTGAAGGCCATCAAGGAAACTCGCTTCGACCGTGCAGAGGAGCTCTTCACGGAACTTGAGAAGGATCAGGCTAAGCGGTCTGAAGTTCTGGCACACAGGGCCTGGATGTACCGAGCTCTAGGGCGATATGAGGAAGCTCGACGGGACTACGAGGCGCTGGTTTCGATCCCATCCGATGACCTTTTGGTCCACGCTCTGCATGCGGATGCCGTGCGCCTGTGTGGCGAAGTGGACGAGGCTGCCAGGCTGGCTGTCGGGATTCTGGCGAAGGACCCTTTTCAAGCGCTCGCATGCACGGTCGTTCGCTCCTGCCAGGATGCAAAGGGCGTGACGACGCCCCTCCCGCCTATTGAACCGGGTCCGGAAAATGTCCCGCCTCATATTCCCTGGAACAAGGGCATCGCTGCCATCGAGTCCTCCCCTGACAGCTATCCGACATCGTCCTATCCGGAGGTCGGACGCTTTCTGTATGGGTTTGTGCGTGCCCTGCGGCCTTCGATTATCGTCGAGACGGGGACGTTCATTGCACTCTCCTCGCTCTGTATGGCACAGGGATTAGAGGAAAACGGCTTCGGCCACCTGCACTCCTTTGACCTCTTCATGAACCGCCCCGGCTGGGTCTCGCCGGTGATCGGAAGGTGCGATGATGCTCTCCAGGTCGCCAGGGCGCACATCGAACATGGGGGGCTTTCTCACCGAGTGACGTTCCACAAAGGCGATTCTTCCTCAACCATTCGTGAGGCATTTGCGGGGAAGACGGATTGCGTGGACCTGGCCTTCATCGATGGGGACCACACGATCAAAGGAGCCTTACGCGACTGGGAAGCCATCCATCCGCTGATCAAGGAAGGCGGATTCATTCTGCTGCACGACACGGTCCCGGAGAAGTGCAACTGGATGGGACCGGAGTACCTGATGGTTGAGCTCGGGAAGCGCTGGCCCAAGGCCTATCGTTGGGTCAATGTTCCGACGCCCGAGGGATTTGGTATCGGGATTATTCAGAAGATCGCCCATGTCGATGCCAAGGCATGGCGCCCGCCGCTCATGGAGCTGTTCTTCGAAGAACTCCATCGAAAACGTATGGATCGCAAGATGCAAAAAGAGACCTAG
- a CDS encoding tetratricopeptide repeat protein, whose amino-acid sequence MRTSTRTRFAVQLLFAVLLAGCAHGPDFDPQAPFEETYAQAVAALNANDFGAAEEGFRMALKKNPRHANCHYYLGTLLARRGEEEMAIVGLERAIELEPAFPEAYYNLGTLRMNRGDLDLAIKLLEESIRLNPDYPPTYVNLGKAYFLAGSLELAGAAYEEALSRDPDSIPALANLEMLARGAGEEEQAREYERRLEEARSKSNH is encoded by the coding sequence ATGCGAACTTCGACCCGAACCAGATTCGCCGTGCAGCTTCTCTTCGCCGTGCTCCTCGCGGGATGCGCGCACGGGCCCGACTTCGATCCGCAGGCTCCTTTCGAAGAGACCTACGCACAGGCTGTCGCCGCCCTGAACGCCAATGACTTCGGTGCGGCGGAAGAAGGATTCCGCATGGCGCTGAAGAAGAATCCGCGCCACGCGAATTGCCACTACTATCTCGGGACTCTTCTGGCGAGGCGGGGTGAGGAGGAGATGGCGATCGTCGGACTGGAGCGCGCGATCGAACTGGAGCCGGCTTTCCCGGAGGCCTACTATAATCTGGGAACTCTGCGGATGAATCGCGGCGATCTGGATCTTGCGATCAAGCTGCTCGAAGAATCCATCCGGCTGAATCCGGACTACCCGCCGACCTATGTGAATTTGGGGAAGGCCTATTTCCTGGCCGGCTCACTCGAGTTGGCGGGTGCAGCCTACGAAGAAGCGCTGAGCCGCGATCCGGACAGCATTCCCGCGTTGGCAAACCTCGAGATGTTGGCGCGAGGGGCCGGCGAGGAGGAGCAGGCGCGCGAGTACGAACGTCGCCTCGAGGAAGCACGTTCCAAATCCAACCACTGA
- the mrdA gene encoding penicillin-binding protein 2 has translation MEFRSQPLRQSPRFAFRKRASAVVLIAIAVVFVGRVAWLTTVQGDRYAEAAEDNLQSLRRLEAPRGNILDRNGEPLALNRKAYSITFSRYRLSRAEVAQSLRDLGELLDEDLSGRVDEIMETRPSWTRHRLARHLTQSQVVPILERPEDFLGMRVAADFQREYPHGSAMAPVLGFLGKIQPAEVEIYTRPLYLPDAYVGRMGLEAQYEDRLVGKPGRERLRRDARGRLLADPNVEQPARPGDDLVLTIDQQLQEFAFEKLGPDKGSVVVMDVGSGEVLALVSSPSFDPERPWLSEIADQPVSYLNRSVQGGYPPASTFKLVSASAALKANLSPTETRVCRGHYELPGWGRPYWCDARSGHGPTNLHHAIQWSCNAYFYEVAHEIGGDRILAAARDFGFGDVTGIDLPGERAGALMKDGKHPNDGETLNIAIGQGALIATPLQVAVAYAALANGGELVRPRVVREIHPGDGRAAEMLPTRTNGRISLSTLERQRLIAAFYDVVNAPGGTAYRVGFEPHWEVCGKTGTAENGRGGLDAWFAAFYPRSAPRYVVITHLEEADAHGGEVAAPLARDIIAFQHGEYVEPTESDEMMLSDMLDE, from the coding sequence GTGGAGTTTCGTTCTCAACCTCTTCGCCAGTCGCCACGATTCGCGTTTCGCAAGCGCGCCAGCGCCGTCGTGCTGATTGCAATCGCCGTTGTCTTCGTCGGTCGTGTGGCGTGGCTGACCACGGTCCAGGGCGATCGCTATGCCGAGGCTGCCGAAGACAATCTTCAGTCTCTTCGCCGACTGGAGGCTCCACGCGGGAATATCCTCGATCGCAACGGCGAACCACTTGCACTCAACCGCAAAGCCTATTCCATAACATTCTCTCGATATCGCCTTTCGCGCGCGGAGGTCGCTCAGTCGCTCCGTGATCTGGGTGAATTGCTCGATGAAGATCTGAGCGGCCGTGTGGACGAAATCATGGAGACGCGGCCCTCGTGGACGCGCCATCGACTCGCGCGACATCTGACGCAGAGCCAGGTCGTTCCGATTCTCGAGCGCCCGGAGGATTTCCTGGGCATGCGCGTAGCGGCCGATTTCCAGCGCGAGTATCCGCACGGCTCCGCAATGGCGCCGGTGCTGGGATTCCTTGGCAAGATTCAACCGGCTGAGGTCGAGATCTACACAAGGCCCTTGTACTTGCCGGACGCCTACGTCGGACGAATGGGGCTCGAGGCGCAGTATGAAGATCGGCTTGTGGGCAAGCCGGGGCGCGAGCGATTGCGACGCGATGCCCGCGGGCGGCTCTTGGCCGATCCAAATGTCGAGCAGCCGGCGCGGCCGGGCGATGATCTCGTCCTGACCATCGATCAGCAATTGCAGGAGTTTGCCTTCGAGAAACTCGGGCCTGATAAGGGTTCCGTTGTCGTTATGGATGTCGGTTCCGGCGAAGTGTTGGCGTTGGTGTCGTCGCCGAGCTTCGATCCAGAGCGCCCCTGGCTGAGTGAGATCGCCGACCAGCCTGTCTCGTATCTGAACCGTTCGGTGCAGGGCGGCTACCCGCCGGCGTCGACGTTTAAATTGGTTTCAGCCTCGGCCGCCCTGAAGGCCAATCTCTCCCCCACCGAGACGCGTGTCTGCCGCGGACATTATGAATTGCCCGGCTGGGGTCGTCCGTACTGGTGCGATGCGAGATCGGGACATGGTCCGACGAATCTGCACCACGCGATTCAGTGGTCGTGCAACGCGTACTTCTACGAGGTTGCTCACGAGATCGGCGGCGATCGCATTCTTGCCGCGGCGAGGGATTTCGGATTCGGTGATGTGACGGGGATCGATCTTCCGGGCGAACGCGCGGGAGCATTGATGAAAGATGGAAAGCATCCTAACGATGGGGAGACACTAAATATCGCAATCGGACAGGGCGCGTTGATCGCGACGCCACTGCAGGTTGCGGTCGCGTATGCGGCGCTGGCAAACGGCGGCGAACTCGTGCGTCCCCGAGTCGTGCGAGAGATTCATCCCGGCGATGGCCGCGCAGCGGAGATGCTACCGACTCGAACAAACGGGCGGATTTCGCTGAGCACACTGGAGCGCCAACGTCTGATCGCGGCATTCTACGATGTCGTCAATGCACCGGGCGGAACGGCTTATCGCGTCGGCTTCGAGCCGCATTGGGAAGTCTGCGGGAAGACGGGAACCGCCGAGAACGGCCGCGGCGGACTGGATGCGTGGTTTGCAGCGTTCTACCCCCGCAGCGCACCCCGATACGTGGTCATCACGCACTTGGAAGAGGCCGACGCCCACGGCGGCGAAGTGGCCGCGCCTCTGGCCCGCGATATCATTGCTTTCCAACATGGCGAGTATGTCGAACCGACAGAGTCGGACGAGATGATGCTCAGCGACATGCTCGACGAGTAG
- a CDS encoding type II and III secretion system protein codes for MTFRFVLVLTLLISLASTALAQDAIDLRQERLNRLLADYPTVQTERRGDDLVLLGWAKDASERAKIDAILAAEEGVIDLTTEDIAASDRMIEIDVIIVVVGDTITESTGFDFLQLINIQSQFFAARHKRDGTGFQGPSAFGAVLEDTQWGGLFAAAVDYNVTIANASDESVRVLARPHLTTLNGQEAHFLSGGEIVFKVTGIESGDIKPYPFGIRLDVTPTILKSRTSEGEEQVLLKVSAERTSVLGRLLASETNDDVNFDKTTVSSQAVLRMNETLILSGLYLREYRERKSGFPYLRDVPVLKYLFSNETDVDDVQSAVIFLTPREPGKINEELQKNTQAFLDRREEYVEARNRGPEAIAEFKQRHPDWYKPQPNKYATHIYLSNNSDVYRAIRGEDLSTEGLRRDILSVPTAEEARKKRD; via the coding sequence ATGACCTTCCGTTTTGTCCTTGTTCTGACATTGCTCATTTCGCTGGCGAGCACCGCCTTGGCCCAGGATGCCATCGATCTGCGCCAGGAGCGCTTGAATCGCTTGCTGGCCGATTATCCAACCGTGCAAACGGAACGGCGCGGCGATGACCTGGTACTGCTGGGATGGGCGAAGGATGCGTCCGAACGCGCGAAGATTGATGCGATCCTGGCAGCCGAGGAAGGCGTGATCGATCTGACGACAGAGGACATCGCCGCATCGGACCGGATGATCGAAATCGATGTGATCATCGTCGTCGTGGGCGATACGATCACGGAAAGCACGGGATTCGATTTCCTGCAATTGATCAACATCCAGTCGCAATTCTTTGCCGCGCGCCACAAGCGTGACGGCACCGGTTTTCAGGGTCCGTCGGCGTTTGGCGCGGTCCTTGAAGATACGCAGTGGGGCGGCCTGTTTGCGGCGGCGGTGGATTACAATGTCACGATCGCGAATGCGAGCGATGAATCCGTGCGCGTGCTGGCTCGCCCGCACCTGACAACGCTGAATGGTCAGGAAGCCCACTTCCTCTCCGGCGGCGAAATCGTGTTCAAGGTCACCGGCATCGAGAGCGGCGATATCAAGCCGTATCCGTTCGGTATTCGCCTGGATGTCACGCCGACGATCCTGAAGTCACGCACCAGCGAAGGTGAAGAGCAAGTGCTGCTGAAAGTTTCGGCCGAACGCACCAGCGTACTGGGAAGATTGCTGGCGTCTGAGACGAACGACGATGTGAACTTCGACAAGACCACGGTCTCCAGCCAGGCCGTGCTGCGCATGAACGAAACGCTGATTCTCAGCGGCCTGTACCTGCGGGAATACCGCGAGCGAAAGTCCGGCTTCCCCTACCTGCGCGATGTCCCTGTTCTGAAGTATCTCTTCTCCAACGAGACCGACGTAGATGATGTACAGAGTGCGGTGATCTTCCTGACACCACGAGAGCCTGGCAAGATCAACGAGGAACTTCAGAAGAACACACAGGCATTCCTCGATCGCCGGGAAGAGTACGTGGAGGCTCGCAATAGGGGCCCTGAGGCCATTGCCGAATTCAAGCAGCGTCACCCGGACTGGTACAAGCCTCAGCCGAACAAGTACGCGACGCACATCTATCTGTCGAACAACAGCGATGTGTACCGCGCCATTCGCGGCGAGGATTTGAGTACGGAAGGCTTGCGTCGGGATATTCTGTCGGTGCCAACGGCCGAAGAGGCTCGCAAGAAGCGAGACTGA